In one Saimiri boliviensis isolate mSaiBol1 chromosome 19, mSaiBol1.pri, whole genome shotgun sequence genomic region, the following are encoded:
- the SLAMF8 gene encoding SLAM family member 8 isoform X3, producing the protein MPLWRRMAMWPLWSLLLWEVTGAQVLSKVGDCVLLVAVRPPGFRVREAIWRSLWPSEELLATFFRGSLETLYHSRFLGRAQLHSNLSLEIGPLESADSGNFSVLMVDTRGQTWTQTLQLKVYDAVPRPVVQVFIAVGGDAQPPKTCQAFLSCWAPNISEITYSWRRETTVDFGMEPHSLFTDGQVLSISLGPGDRGVAYSCIVSNPVSWDLATVTPWESCHHDEAPGKASYKDVLLVVVPVSLLLILVALFSARHCGPCSGKKKKDVHADRVGPETENPLVQDLP; encoded by the exons ATGCCTCTTTGGAGAAGGATGGCCATGTGGCCCCTGTGGAGCCTGCTTCTCTGGGAAG TTACTGGTGCCCAAGTGCTGAGCAAGGTCGGGGACTGTGTGCTGCTGGTGGCAGTGCGTCCCCCTGGCTTCCGAGTCCGTGAGGCTATCTGGCGATCTCTCTGGCCTTCGGAGGAGCTCCTGGCCACATTTTTCCGAGGTTCTCTAGAGACTCTGTACCATTCCCGCTTCCTGGGCCGAGCCCAGCTACACAGCAACCTCAGCCTGGAGATCGGGCCACTGGAGTCTGCAGACAGCGGCAACTTCTCCGTGTTGATGGTGGACACAAGGGGTCAGACCTGGACCCAGACCCTCCAGCTCAAGGTGTACG ATGCAGTGCCCAGGCCCGTGGTACAAGTGTTCATTGCTGTAGGAGGGgatgctcagcctcccaagacctGCCAGGCTTTCTTGTCCTGCTGGGCTCCCAACATCAGCGAAATAACCTACAGCTGGCGACGGGAGACCACTGTGGACTTTGGCATGGAGCCACACAGCCTCTTCACAGATGGACAGGTGCTGAGCATTTCCCTGGGACCGGGAGACAGAGGTGTGGCCTATTCCTGCATTGTCTCCAACCCTGTCAGCTGGGACTTGGCCACAGTCACACCCTGGGAGAGCTGCCATCATGACGAAG CACCAGGGAAAGCCTCCTACAAAGAtgtgctgctggtggtggtgccCGTCTCGCTGCTCCTGATCCTGGTTGCTCTCTTCTCTGCCCGGCACTGCGGCCCCTGCTCAG ggaaaaagaagaaggatGTCCATGCTGACAGGGTGGGTCCAGAGACAGAGAACCCCCTTGTGCAGGATCTGCCATAA
- the SLAMF8 gene encoding SLAM family member 8 isoform X2, with amino-acid sequence MPLWRRMAMWPLWSLLLWEALPPITVTGAQVLSKVGDCVLLVAVRPPGFRVREAIWRSLWPSEELLATFFRGSLETLYHSRFLGRAQLHSNLSLEIGPLESADSGNFSVLMVDTRGQTWTQTLQLKVYDAVPRPVVQVFIAVGGDAQPPKTCQAFLSCWAPNISEITYSWRRETTVDFGMEPHSLFTDGQVLSISLGPGDRGVAYSCIVSNPVSWDLATVTPWESCHHDEAPGKASYKDVLLVVVPVSLLLILVALFSARHCGPCSGKKKKDVHADRVGPETENPLVQDLP; translated from the exons ATGCCTCTTTGGAGAAGGATGGCCATGTGGCCCCTGTGGAGCCTGCTTCTCTGGGAAG CCCTACCTCCCATTACAGTTACTGGTGCCCAAGTGCTGAGCAAGGTCGGGGACTGTGTGCTGCTGGTGGCAGTGCGTCCCCCTGGCTTCCGAGTCCGTGAGGCTATCTGGCGATCTCTCTGGCCTTCGGAGGAGCTCCTGGCCACATTTTTCCGAGGTTCTCTAGAGACTCTGTACCATTCCCGCTTCCTGGGCCGAGCCCAGCTACACAGCAACCTCAGCCTGGAGATCGGGCCACTGGAGTCTGCAGACAGCGGCAACTTCTCCGTGTTGATGGTGGACACAAGGGGTCAGACCTGGACCCAGACCCTCCAGCTCAAGGTGTACG ATGCAGTGCCCAGGCCCGTGGTACAAGTGTTCATTGCTGTAGGAGGGgatgctcagcctcccaagacctGCCAGGCTTTCTTGTCCTGCTGGGCTCCCAACATCAGCGAAATAACCTACAGCTGGCGACGGGAGACCACTGTGGACTTTGGCATGGAGCCACACAGCCTCTTCACAGATGGACAGGTGCTGAGCATTTCCCTGGGACCGGGAGACAGAGGTGTGGCCTATTCCTGCATTGTCTCCAACCCTGTCAGCTGGGACTTGGCCACAGTCACACCCTGGGAGAGCTGCCATCATGACGAAG CACCAGGGAAAGCCTCCTACAAAGAtgtgctgctggtggtggtgccCGTCTCGCTGCTCCTGATCCTGGTTGCTCTCTTCTCTGCCCGGCACTGCGGCCCCTGCTCAG ggaaaaagaagaaggatGTCCATGCTGACAGGGTGGGTCCAGAGACAGAGAACCCCCTTGTGCAGGATCTGCCATAA
- the SLAMF8 gene encoding SLAM family member 8 isoform X1, translating into MQEKNEERGAGRVSRGSVLSALPPITVTGAQVLSKVGDCVLLVAVRPPGFRVREAIWRSLWPSEELLATFFRGSLETLYHSRFLGRAQLHSNLSLEIGPLESADSGNFSVLMVDTRGQTWTQTLQLKVYDAVPRPVVQVFIAVGGDAQPPKTCQAFLSCWAPNISEITYSWRRETTVDFGMEPHSLFTDGQVLSISLGPGDRGVAYSCIVSNPVSWDLATVTPWESCHHDEAPGKASYKDVLLVVVPVSLLLILVALFSARHCGPCSGKKKKDVHADRVGPETENPLVQDLP; encoded by the exons ATGCAAGAGAAGAATGAGGAGCGTGGAGCAGGCAGAGTGAGCAGGGGCTCTGTTCTTTCAGCCCTACCTCCCATTACAGTTACTGGTGCCCAAGTGCTGAGCAAGGTCGGGGACTGTGTGCTGCTGGTGGCAGTGCGTCCCCCTGGCTTCCGAGTCCGTGAGGCTATCTGGCGATCTCTCTGGCCTTCGGAGGAGCTCCTGGCCACATTTTTCCGAGGTTCTCTAGAGACTCTGTACCATTCCCGCTTCCTGGGCCGAGCCCAGCTACACAGCAACCTCAGCCTGGAGATCGGGCCACTGGAGTCTGCAGACAGCGGCAACTTCTCCGTGTTGATGGTGGACACAAGGGGTCAGACCTGGACCCAGACCCTCCAGCTCAAGGTGTACG ATGCAGTGCCCAGGCCCGTGGTACAAGTGTTCATTGCTGTAGGAGGGgatgctcagcctcccaagacctGCCAGGCTTTCTTGTCCTGCTGGGCTCCCAACATCAGCGAAATAACCTACAGCTGGCGACGGGAGACCACTGTGGACTTTGGCATGGAGCCACACAGCCTCTTCACAGATGGACAGGTGCTGAGCATTTCCCTGGGACCGGGAGACAGAGGTGTGGCCTATTCCTGCATTGTCTCCAACCCTGTCAGCTGGGACTTGGCCACAGTCACACCCTGGGAGAGCTGCCATCATGACGAAG CACCAGGGAAAGCCTCCTACAAAGAtgtgctgctggtggtggtgccCGTCTCGCTGCTCCTGATCCTGGTTGCTCTCTTCTCTGCCCGGCACTGCGGCCCCTGCTCAG ggaaaaagaagaaggatGTCCATGCTGACAGGGTGGGTCCAGAGACAGAGAACCCCCTTGTGCAGGATCTGCCATAA